Proteins encoded within one genomic window of Brassica rapa cultivar Chiifu-401-42 chromosome A09, CAAS_Brap_v3.01, whole genome shotgun sequence:
- the LOC103849394 gene encoding protein SENSITIVE TO PROTON RHIZOTOXICITY 1, whose amino-acid sequence METGEDDLCQNNWGSASILDYEMAMEDEEEGEPNLHVFKASSSGKDNNNNNNGGQASVQGVKAQAWDPRTMLCNLSFMEQKIHELQGLVHLILGRNGQLQDEQQQLITADLTSIIIQLISTAGSLLPSVNMLSTTAPGSALFPFPREANNLASQTLNNGGASQELEDDAEEGENLPPGSYEIKQLEKEEILAPHTNFCTICGKGFKRDANLRMHMRGHGDQYKTPAALAKPPTKETLPGSDAPMLIKRYSCPFPGCKRNKDHKRFQPLKTILCVKNHYKRTHCDKSFTCSRCHTKKFSVIADLKTHEKHCGQNKWLCSCGTTFSRKDKLFGHIALFQGHTPAIPLEDTKPSAAASSQRGSSGCGNSNNNAAMVSFSLGSAANANQETSQPCVMDGKTSFEESFSPLSFDICNFGGFPRSIFDDSFQMLISSACGCSPINGGVGSVSDTSL is encoded by the coding sequence ATGGAAACAGGAGAGGATGATCTGTGCCAGAACAATTGGGGAAGTGCTTCCATCTTGGATTACGAGATGGCTATGGAGGATGAGGAGGAGGGGGAGCCTAATTTGCATGTTTTCAAAGCTTCTTCTTCGGGcaaagacaacaacaacaacaacaacggtGGTCAAGCTAGTGTGCAAGGCGTCAAGGCTCAAGCGTGGGATCCGAGGACCATGCTGTGCAACCTGTCTTTTATGGAACAGAAGATTCACGAACTGCAGGGTCTTGTTCATCTCATCCTTGGGCGAAACGGGCAGCTTCAAGACGAGCAGCAGCAACTCATAACCGCTGATCTTACTTCCATAATCATACAGCTGATTTCAACTGCAGGTAGTCTTCTTCCATCTGTTAATATGTTGTCTACTACAGCCCCAGGTTCAGCCTTGTTCCCTTTTCCAAGGGAGGCTAATAACCTTGCTTCACAGACCCTTAACAACGGTGGCGCCTCCCAAGAGCTCGAAGATGATGCCGAGGAAGGAGAGAACCTTCCTCCCGGTTCCTACGAGATTAAGCAGCTTGAGAAAGAGGAGATCCTCGCCCCCCATACCAACTTCTGCACTATATGTGGCAAGGGTTTCAAGAGAGACGCCAACCTGAGGATGCACATGAGAGGGCACGGTGACCAGTACAAAACTCCCGCCGCTCTGGCCAAGCCCCCGACCAAAGAAACCCTTCCCGGGTCTGATGCGCCGATGCTGATCAAAAGGTACTCTTGCCCATTCCCGGGCTGCAAACGTAACAAGGATCACAAAAGGTTCCAGCCTTTGAAGACCATTCTGTGCGTGAAGAACCATTATAAACGCACCCACTGCGACAAAAGCTTCACTTGCAGCCGCTGCCATACCAAGAAATTCTCTGTCATTGCCGATCTCAAAACCCACGAGAAGCACTGCGGGCAAAACAAGTGGCTCTGTTCCTGTGGTACCACATTCTCACGCAAAGACAAGCTGTTCGGTCACATTGCTCTGTTCCAGGGACACACTCCTGCGATCCCACTTGAAGACACAAAACCTTCTGCTGCTGCATCTTCTCAGAGAGGGAGCTCTGGTTGCGGGAACAGTAACAACAACGCAGCAATGGTTAGTTTCAGTCTTGGTTCTGCAGCAAATGCTAATCAAGAAACCTCACAGCCTTGTGTCATGGATGGGAAGACAAGCTTCGAGGAGTCTTTCTCACCGCTGAGCTTTGATATATGCAACTTTGGAGGGTTCCCACGATCTATATTTGATGATTCATTTCAAATGCTTATTTCAAGTGCATGTGGTTGCTCGCCCATCAATGGTGGTGTTGGTTCTGTTTCAGATACTAGTCTCTAA
- the LOC103849393 gene encoding FHA domain-containing protein PS1, with product MDKMIEICKISSTSNIWSRRGKDASVLQVKTNKSEGKQKQIGKQAKAHLQRKALSGRSIYLTVDHGAYKLEPDIFTPDKENLTPNSHMLRRLREVGEIKDTKSSSSKAMRKPFFDIHVEENLLAQQKPEVHCMSSNSKVKQEPVALKKKAERAPFQPLLEKSSSQSQSYSEAPSTASARNNISRGVRSSSNLSDGKNKMKWTIVLDTSSLLDKDSRKTLHLLQGLKGTHLVVPRTVIRELNETKRTRNVLFRRTVDMASSALDWIEECQVNSKWWIELQSPLEETKATAPTPPVTPQSNGFAFPFSLQWNNYAPEIDSPTSEDEVLECALLYRNRNNIDEKLVLLSNDITLKIKAMLEGVICETALEFYESLKNPLSERFMWPESLPRGRTWSHADDVVLRERYDSRTCFPYRKKPTFNGGRREESGAAAAAKGLKLILLHNSQYGHIH from the exons ATGGATAAAATGAtagaaatatgcaagatatcaagcACAAGCAACATTTGGTCTAGGAGGGGGAAAGATGCTTCTGTTCTTCAGGTCAAGACCAACAAGAGTGAAGGAAAGCAAAAACAAATTGGGAAACAAGCAAAGGCACATCTGCAGAGAAAGGCTTTAAGTGGCAGGTCCATTTATCTGACTGTTGATCATGGTGCGTATAAACTGGAACCAGATATCTTTACCCCAGATAAGGAGAATCTTACCCCAAACTCTCATATGCTAAGACGCTTGCGAGAAGTGGGTGAGATTAAGGATACTAAAAGCTCCTCCTCTAAAGCAATGCGTAAACCATTCTTTGATATTCATGTGGAAGAAAACCTGTTGGCGCAGCAAAAACCAGAAGTTCACTGCATGAGCAGCAACTCAAAGGTGAAGCAAGAGCCTGTGGCACTGAAGAAGAAAGCTGAACGGGCTCCTTTTCAACCGTTACTTGAAAAATCATCGTCCCAAAGCCAATCATACAGCGAGGCTCCTTCGACTGCATCAGCAAGAAACAACATTTCTAGGGGCGTTCGTTCTTCTTCT AACCTTTCTGATGGAAAGAACAAGATGAAATGGACCATTGTGTTGGACACTTCTTCACTCCTCGACAAGGATTCTAGGAAGACACTGCATCTTCTGCAAGGTCTCAAGGGGACACACCTGGTCGTTCCAAGAACAG TGATAAGGGAACTAAATGAGACGAAGCGTACTCGCAATGTTCTCTTTAGAAGAACAGTAGATATGGCTTCGTCAGCTCTGGATTGGATCGAAGAGTGCCAGGTTAATAGCAAATGGTGGATTGAGCTTCAGAGCCCGTTAGAGGAAACCAAAGCAACTGCACCAACACCACCAGTCACTCCCCAGTCAAATGGCTTTGCATTCCCGTTTTCACTTCAGTGGAATAACTATGCACCAGAGATCGATTCTCCTACATCAGAAGATGAAGTTCTCGAATGTGCACTTCTTTACCGAAACCGTAACAACATTGATGAAAAGCTCGTTCTTCTTAGCAACGATATAACTCTCAAGATCAAAGCCATGTTAGAG GGTGTGATTTGCGAGACGGCACTTGAGTTCTATGAGAGTTTGAAGAATCCCTTGTCGGAGAGGTTTATGTGGCCAGAGAGTTTGCCGAGAGGAAGGACTTGGAGTCATGCAGACGACGTCGTGCTAAGAGAAAGGTACGACAGCCGAACTTGTTTTCCTTACAGGAAGAAACCAACGTTCaatggaggaagaagagaagagagtggTGCAGCAGCTGCAGCGAAAGGGTTGAAGCTCATATTGCTCCATAACTCTCAATATGGCCACATTCATTGA